AATCTGATGCAGTGGGTGGTGAGCTTCCTGATGGGGATTTTCTTCCCGGTGACGGTGCTGCCGCCCTTCGTCCGCGTCATCGCCTGGCTGTTCCCGCCCACCTGGATGACCAACGGCGTGCGTTCGGCGCTGCTGGGCGTGGGCTACTTCTTCGGCGAGTGGTACGCGGACATGGCCGTGCTCTGGGCGTTCATGCTCGTCGCGCCGCTGTTCGGCTTTTGGGTGTTCCAGCGCACCGAGCGCAGCATCCAGCGCAACGAAGGCGTCGGCCAGTTT
This DNA window, taken from Chloroflexaceae bacterium, encodes the following:
- a CDS encoding ABC transporter permease, whose amino-acid sequence is PFQGNVLLALGFIAVGLLPLYGMALLFGAVVLKVKESNAVVNLMQWVVSFLMGIFFPVTVLPPFVRVIAWLFPPTWMTNGVRSALLGVGYFFGEWYADMAVLWAFMLVAPLFGFWVFQRTERSIQRNEGVGQF